The Pseudomonas sp. TH06 genome has a window encoding:
- a CDS encoding TIGR01777 family oxidoreductase → MHILLTGGTGLIGRQLCRHWLAQGHRLSVWSRSPEKVGKICGAQVRGIARLEDLGDEPVDAIINLAGAPIADRLWTHRRKALLWSSRIKLTETLLAWLETRAQKPSLLISGSAIGWYGDGGERELTEDSPPVIDDFASQLCIAWEETALRAESMGIRVVLVRTGLVLSAEGGFLSRLLLPFKLGLGGPLGNGRQWMPWIHINDQIALIDFLLHRDRASGPYNACAPNPVRNRDFAKTLGSVLHRPAFMPMPTLALKVGLGELSLLLLGGQRAMPARLLEAGFTFQFTDLRAALDDLSSRL, encoded by the coding sequence ATGCACATATTGCTGACCGGCGGTACTGGTTTGATCGGACGTCAACTCTGTCGGCACTGGTTGGCGCAGGGCCATCGCTTGTCGGTGTGGAGCCGCAGCCCGGAAAAGGTTGGCAAAATCTGTGGTGCTCAGGTGCGCGGAATCGCGCGTCTGGAAGACCTCGGTGATGAGCCCGTGGACGCCATTATCAATCTGGCGGGTGCGCCGATTGCCGATCGACTGTGGACGCATCGGCGCAAAGCGCTGCTGTGGAGCAGCCGTATCAAACTGACGGAGACCTTGTTGGCCTGGCTCGAAACACGGGCACAGAAACCGTCGCTGCTGATTTCGGGATCGGCGATTGGCTGGTATGGCGACGGCGGTGAGCGCGAACTGACTGAAGATTCGCCGCCGGTGATCGACGATTTCGCCAGCCAGTTGTGCATCGCCTGGGAAGAAACAGCGCTGCGTGCCGAGTCGATGGGGATCCGTGTAGTGCTGGTGCGCACGGGGCTGGTGCTGTCGGCCGAGGGCGGCTTTTTGTCGCGGCTGTTGCTGCCGTTCAAACTCGGGCTGGGCGGGCCTTTGGGCAATGGTCGGCAGTGGATGCCGTGGATTCACATCAATGATCAAATCGCCTTGATTGATTTTCTTCTGCACCGCGATCGGGCCAGCGGTCCTTATAATGCGTGCGCGCCAAACCCGGTGCGCAATCGCGATTTTGCCAAGACGCTGGGCAGCGTGTTGCACCGCCCGGCGTTCATGCCGATGCCAACGCTGGCGTTGAAAGTCGGCCTTGGCGAGTTGTCTTTGTTGTTGCTCGGTGGCCAACGGGCCATGCCGGCACGCTTGCTGGAAGCGGGCTTCACTTTCCAGTTCACGGATTTACGCG